In Nitrospinota bacterium, the following proteins share a genomic window:
- a CDS encoding alpha/beta hydrolase: MYSIFDSQAFNANLFFPRKDTAQTPRDSEEIQVEVENETTVHIRRHPSADARLSLLFFHGNGEIVSDYDDLAQHFNSLGVELIVADFRGYGRSTGIPTLRSCLEDAHKIFDLLKSTGKLKNKVCVMGRSLGSAPTLELCSRRSDVTGCVLESGYADPIPLVERRGLKIEKTTPEEDALFNNSEKIRSVKCPLLIMHGSDDFLISPHEARLNYDNAGSKKKHLEILEGVGHNDMMMASEGSYFTTLKQFFDIL; this comes from the coding sequence ATGTATTCAATTTTTGATTCACAGGCATTTAACGCAAATCTGTTTTTTCCCAGGAAAGATACCGCTCAGACTCCGCGAGATTCTGAAGAAATTCAGGTCGAGGTCGAAAACGAGACAACTGTGCATATTCGCAGGCATCCATCAGCTGATGCCCGCCTTAGTTTATTGTTTTTTCATGGTAATGGTGAAATTGTGTCGGACTACGATGACCTGGCCCAACATTTTAATTCATTGGGAGTGGAGCTGATTGTCGCCGATTTTCGAGGTTATGGAAGAAGTACGGGGATTCCTACTCTCAGGTCTTGTCTTGAAGATGCCCATAAAATTTTTGACCTGTTGAAATCTACCGGTAAACTCAAGAACAAAGTTTGCGTCATGGGAAGGTCTTTGGGAAGTGCTCCAACGCTTGAACTGTGTTCCAGGCGTTCGGATGTGACAGGCTGTGTTCTGGAAAGCGGGTATGCAGACCCGATTCCTTTGGTTGAAAGAAGGGGGCTGAAAATAGAAAAAACCACTCCGGAAGAGGACGCACTGTTTAATAACAGCGAAAAGATCCGTTCGGTGAAGTGCCCTCTGCTGATAATGCATGGTTCCGATGATTTTTTGATTTCACCTCATGAGGCCAGGCTGAATTATGACAATGCCGGATCAAAAAAGAAGCATCTGGAAATTCTGGAAGGTGTTGGGCACAACGATATGATGATGGCATCAGAAGGTTCGTACTTTACAACTTTAAAGCAGTTTTTTGATATTTTGTGA